In Streptomyces sp. NBC_01439, the following are encoded in one genomic region:
- a CDS encoding CapA family protein — protein MTTRIRPQVFALLSVVLLSAAAGCSATQSSAPARLGDSGEPAAPSSAAGPAPGQGFTLVVSGDVLPHTSVIQRAANDADGDGYDFRPMFSGVKPVVSAADLALCHMETIYGEEGGPFSGYPAFTSPPQVADGLKDSGYDGCSTASNHTLDDGGAGLRRTLDRFDKVGLGHAGSARTAAEAATVTTYTAGSAKVAHLAYTYDTNGYPMPEGQPWAVNLMKQDKIIADARAARKAGADVVLVSVHWGTEWETEPDGTQLSLGKALTASQTGGRPDIDALIGTHAHVPQPYEKVNGTWIIYGMGDQVAGEMFNHSGARDMRGNYGSIGRFAFAPPAAAGQRWQVTKAEFVPQMMDLSVGRVVHLTDALAKEPGREDYERARDAISEAVLSRGAAKDGLTMGR, from the coding sequence ATGACCACGCGAATCCGACCGCAGGTGTTCGCCCTCCTGTCGGTCGTGCTGCTGTCCGCCGCCGCCGGTTGCTCGGCCACCCAGAGCTCCGCACCGGCCCGCCTCGGGGATTCCGGGGAGCCGGCCGCCCCCTCCAGTGCCGCCGGACCGGCCCCCGGGCAGGGTTTCACCCTCGTTGTGAGCGGCGACGTGCTGCCGCACACCTCCGTCATCCAGCGCGCGGCGAACGACGCGGACGGCGACGGATACGACTTCAGGCCGATGTTCTCCGGGGTCAAACCGGTGGTCTCGGCGGCCGACCTCGCCCTCTGCCACATGGAGACCATCTACGGGGAGGAGGGCGGGCCCTTCTCCGGCTATCCGGCCTTCACATCGCCGCCGCAGGTCGCCGACGGGCTGAAGGACTCCGGGTACGACGGCTGCTCCACGGCCTCGAACCACACCCTCGACGACGGGGGCGCGGGCCTGCGCCGCACGCTGGACCGCTTCGACAAGGTCGGACTGGGGCACGCCGGATCGGCCCGTACGGCCGCCGAGGCGGCCACGGTGACCACGTACACGGCAGGTTCCGCCAAGGTGGCGCACCTCGCGTACACCTACGACACCAACGGCTACCCGATGCCCGAGGGCCAGCCGTGGGCGGTCAACCTGATGAAGCAGGACAAGATCATCGCGGATGCGCGGGCGGCCCGGAAGGCGGGCGCGGACGTGGTGCTGGTGAGCGTGCACTGGGGCACGGAATGGGAGACCGAACCGGACGGCACCCAGCTCTCGCTCGGCAAGGCGCTCACCGCCTCGCAGACCGGCGGCCGCCCCGACATCGACGCCCTCATCGGTACGCACGCCCACGTGCCGCAGCCCTACGAGAAGGTCAACGGGACCTGGATCATCTACGGCATGGGCGACCAGGTCGCGGGCGAGATGTTCAACCACTCGGGCGCGCGCGACATGCGGGGCAACTACGGCTCGATCGGCCGGTTCGCCTTCGCCCCGCCGGCCGCCGCCGGGCAGCGCTGGCAGGTCACCAAGGCCGAGTTCGTGCCGCAGATGATGGACCTGTCCGTGGGCCGGGTCGTCCACCTGACCGACGCCCTCGCGAAGGAACCCGGTCGGGAGGACTACGAGCGCGCGCGCGACGCCATCAGCGAGGCCGTGCTCAGCCGCGGCGCCGCCAAGGACGGCCTGACCATGGGCAGGTAG
- a CDS encoding sigma-70 family RNA polymerase sigma factor, which yields MPISPTLPRTDPEALAVLQRDHGRALFGFLVGLTAGDAQRAEDLVQETLVRVWQHPEALSSGHDSMRPWLFTVARRLAIDARRARLSRPLEVDPEGLEHAPEPQDAVAGSVTAIDVRRAVGSLGPEHREVLMQVYFRDRSVAEAAAELGIPAGTVKSRTYYALRALRKGLQGYGYGLGA from the coding sequence GTGCCGATCTCCCCCACCCTCCCGCGTACGGACCCCGAGGCACTCGCCGTCCTCCAGCGCGATCACGGGCGGGCCCTGTTCGGATTCCTGGTAGGCCTTACGGCAGGGGACGCCCAGCGCGCGGAGGACCTCGTGCAGGAGACCCTCGTACGGGTCTGGCAGCACCCGGAGGCCCTGTCCAGCGGGCACGACTCCATGCGGCCCTGGCTGTTCACGGTGGCCCGGCGGCTCGCGATCGACGCCCGGCGGGCCCGGCTGTCACGACCGCTGGAGGTGGATCCGGAGGGGCTGGAACACGCACCCGAGCCGCAGGACGCGGTGGCCGGCTCGGTCACGGCGATCGACGTCCGGCGGGCCGTGGGGTCCCTCGGGCCGGAGCACCGCGAGGTGCTGATGCAGGTCTACTTCCGCGACCGCTCGGTGGCCGAGGCCGCCGCCGAGCTCGGAATTCCGGCCGGAACGGTCAAGTCCCGGACGTACTACGCCCTCCGCGCCCTGCGGAAGGGCCTCCAGGGGTACGGGTACGGCCTCGGCGCCTGA
- a CDS encoding DUF4913 domain-containing protein translates to MARKALISSMDSKAIENAQRVAARVTAEADGDAWKEHHWTVARFLAGSRSAAEEDRWRRQLNDWRERLVASLAADAFAEVAESQDLLLGWLLTELRRSDDALGSLLALYPLPRPKPEPRSVFPMPASEVYGDGPEFYFSDVFAFVTDYLAVTIRRPLDGTSATWCPLWWEHPEAGARLSALWLAWEHLRHDPALGMTTWWIQHADPHLRVLMDPRQGPFAACSPRGHAQEPLAPLPVEPYEPS, encoded by the coding sequence GTGGCTCGAAAGGCACTCATCAGTTCCATGGACAGCAAAGCGATCGAGAACGCGCAGCGGGTGGCGGCGCGGGTGACGGCCGAAGCCGATGGCGATGCCTGGAAGGAACACCACTGGACGGTGGCCCGCTTCCTGGCCGGTTCCCGGTCGGCCGCCGAGGAGGACCGCTGGAGAAGGCAGTTGAACGACTGGCGGGAGCGGCTCGTCGCTTCCCTCGCGGCGGACGCCTTCGCCGAGGTCGCCGAATCCCAGGACCTCCTCCTGGGCTGGCTCCTGACGGAGCTCCGGCGCAGCGACGACGCCCTCGGCTCGCTGCTGGCGTTGTACCCCCTGCCCCGGCCGAAGCCGGAACCGCGTTCCGTCTTCCCGATGCCGGCGTCGGAGGTCTACGGCGACGGACCCGAGTTCTACTTCAGCGACGTCTTCGCCTTCGTCACCGACTACCTGGCGGTCACGATCCGCCGCCCCCTGGACGGTACGTCTGCGACCTGGTGTCCGCTCTGGTGGGAGCACCCGGAGGCGGGGGCCCGGCTGTCCGCGCTGTGGCTGGCCTGGGAGCACCTGCGCCACGATCCGGCCCTCGGCATGACGACGTGGTGGATCCAGCACGCCGATCCGCACCTGCGGGTCCTGATGGACCCCCGCCAGGGCCCGTTCGCCGCGTGCTCGCCGAGGGGGCACGCGCAGGAACCGCTCGCCCCGCTCCCGGTGGAACCGTACGAGCCGTCGTAG